Proteins from a genomic interval of Candidatus Omnitrophota bacterium:
- a CDS encoding TIGR00725 family protein, with protein sequence MRKQKITISVVGGSTIGTSVEDLAEKVGTMIAELDCIMVCGGLGGAMEAAAKGAKKAGGITIGILPGKEKDDANPHIDIALPTSIGYARNTIVACSADIIVALPGSYGTNSEICYGLVYNRPVIDLGNWNIDGMIDTKSFEDAREKIKKIIKKLQQI encoded by the coding sequence GTGAGAAAGCAAAAGATCACCATTTCCGTCGTGGGCGGAAGCACCATCGGCACCAGCGTTGAGGACCTGGCGGAAAAAGTCGGGACCATGATCGCGGAACTTGACTGCATTATGGTGTGCGGCGGTTTGGGCGGCGCCATGGAGGCCGCGGCCAAAGGCGCCAAAAAAGCCGGGGGCATCACCATCGGCATTCTTCCCGGCAAAGAGAAAGACGACGCCAACCCGCATATTGATATCGCCCTTCCCACGTCCATCGGATACGCCCGCAACACCATCGTCGCCTGCTCGGCGGACATCATCGTAGCGCTTCCCGGCAGTTACGGGACCAATTCCGAGATCTGTTACGGGCTTGTCTACAACCGTCCGGTCATTGACCTGGGCAACTGGAACATTGACGGCATGATCGACACCAAGAGCTTCGAAGATGCCCGGGAAAAGATCAAAAAGATCATCAAAAAACTCCAGCAGATCTGA